The Actinomycetes bacterium genome contains a region encoding:
- a CDS encoding M48 family metallopeptidase yields the protein MTPADGPERQLPDRVRATFPGISSRAWEHPADRAALVALRAVPGFDSLLRTMAGVFSERRLRLLHLASAVRVSERQFPTVHRLLVDSAGVVDLREAPEVYVVQEPRVSAMTIGLDRPFVVLSTGLLDLLDDEELRVVVGHELGHVLSGHAVYSSVLFTLMRLSGVAGWVPFGAVGLRAIVEALKEWYRKTEISCDRAGLLAGQDPGAAMRVHMKTAGGARVAEMDLVAFLEQAEEYQSAGDARDGVIRILNLLDTTHPFSVLRALELRRWVESGAYERILAGTYPRRADDPGVSLSDEVKAAVRSYRDSFDASNDPLVKLLRDLAQGGNSAGTWIADKMRGRTRPGDPEP from the coding sequence ATGACCCCCGCGGACGGCCCCGAGCGCCAGCTGCCCGACCGGGTCCGCGCGACCTTCCCCGGGATCAGCTCGCGGGCCTGGGAGCACCCGGCTGACCGGGCCGCCCTGGTCGCGCTGCGCGCGGTGCCCGGCTTCGACTCGCTGCTGCGCACCATGGCAGGCGTGTTCAGCGAGCGGCGGCTGCGTCTGCTCCACCTCGCCTCGGCCGTGCGGGTGAGCGAGCGCCAGTTCCCCACCGTCCACCGCCTTCTGGTCGATTCGGCCGGCGTCGTCGACCTGCGCGAGGCGCCCGAGGTCTACGTGGTCCAGGAGCCTAGGGTGAGCGCGATGACGATCGGCCTGGACCGGCCGTTCGTGGTGCTCTCCACCGGGCTGCTCGACCTGCTCGACGACGAGGAGCTGCGAGTCGTCGTCGGCCACGAGCTGGGCCACGTGCTCTCGGGCCACGCCGTCTACAGCTCGGTGCTGTTCACGCTCATGCGGTTGTCGGGCGTTGCCGGCTGGGTGCCGTTCGGCGCAGTCGGCCTTCGCGCGATCGTGGAGGCGCTGAAGGAGTGGTACCGCAAGACCGAGATCTCCTGCGACCGGGCCGGCCTGCTGGCCGGCCAGGATCCGGGCGCGGCCATGCGGGTGCACATGAAGACGGCCGGGGGTGCCCGGGTCGCCGAGATGGACCTGGTCGCCTTCCTCGAGCAGGCCGAGGAGTACCAGTCGGCGGGCGATGCCCGCGACGGGGTGATCCGCATCCTCAACCTGCTCGACACCACCCACCCGTTCTCGGTCCTGCGCGCGCTGGAGCTCAGGCGCTGGGTCGAGTCGGGCGCCTACGAGCGCATCCTGGCCGGCACCTACCCGCGGCGCGCCGACGACCCCGGCGTCTCCCTCTCCGACGAGGTCAAGGCGGCGGTCCGCTCCTACCGGGACTCCTTCGACGCCTCCAACGACCCGCTGGTCAAGCTGCTCCGCGACCTCGCCCAGGGCGGCAACAGCGCCGGCACCTGGATCGCCGACAAGATGCGGGGCCGCACCCGCCCCGGCGACCCCGAGCCGTAG
- a CDS encoding alpha/beta fold hydrolase produces the protein MDQHEAVVSAAQAAEALGPEADLVAGLDPVSFGRALAEIGLGLARHPAKATLAGTRYATRLATAGTVAWARAFGARTEPPLPPPARDRRFADPAWTDNPWFFGVLQGYLASARLAQELVGAAEMDERWRDKADLAVQLLVDALAPTNFLATNPAALKRAFDTGGRSLVRGLGHFLDDLATNQGRPRQVDTSPFELGVNLAATKGKVVFRNRLMELIQYAPTTRTTYETPLLASPPWINKYYVMDLAPGRSFVQWAVDHGHTVFAISYRNPDASMRDVKLDDYLLEGPRFALDVIGDITGAPQVNIVGLCLGGTLTTMLLAYLEATGDQRVRSATLLNTLVDFSEPGVLGAFTDQASVERLERKMARRGYLEGREMATTFDLLRANDLLWNYVVSNWLLGDDPPAFDILAWNADSTRMPAAMHSFYLRTCYMENQLARNQMELAGVRLDLDAITADLYLVGAQTDHITPWTSSYKTTQLVKGNTRFVLSSSGHIAGIVNPPSPKARYWTGDPTPPDPDAWLASAREQQGSWWQDWADWAKRQGGQRKKPPPMGSDAHPSMADAPGAYVRER, from the coding sequence ATGGACCAGCACGAGGCGGTCGTCTCGGCCGCGCAGGCAGCCGAAGCCCTTGGACCCGAGGCGGACCTCGTCGCTGGCCTCGACCCGGTCTCGTTCGGGCGGGCCCTGGCCGAGATCGGCCTGGGACTGGCCCGCCATCCGGCCAAGGCCACGCTGGCCGGCACCCGCTACGCGACCCGGCTCGCTACGGCCGGTACGGTCGCCTGGGCCCGGGCGTTCGGCGCCCGCACCGAGCCGCCGCTCCCACCGCCGGCCCGGGACCGTCGCTTCGCCGACCCGGCCTGGACCGACAACCCGTGGTTCTTCGGCGTCCTCCAGGGCTACCTCGCGTCGGCCCGGCTCGCCCAGGAGCTCGTCGGCGCCGCCGAGATGGACGAGCGCTGGCGCGACAAGGCCGACCTTGCCGTGCAGCTCCTGGTGGACGCGCTCGCCCCGACGAACTTCCTGGCCACCAACCCGGCCGCGCTCAAGCGAGCCTTCGACACCGGCGGCCGGAGCCTGGTCCGCGGGCTCGGCCACTTCCTCGACGACCTGGCCACCAACCAGGGCCGGCCCCGGCAGGTCGACACCTCCCCGTTCGAGCTCGGGGTGAACCTGGCCGCGACCAAGGGCAAGGTCGTGTTCCGCAACCGGCTCATGGAGCTGATCCAGTACGCCCCGACGACCCGCACCACCTACGAGACGCCGCTGCTGGCAAGCCCACCCTGGATCAACAAGTACTACGTGATGGACCTCGCGCCCGGCCGCAGCTTCGTCCAGTGGGCGGTCGACCACGGCCACACGGTCTTCGCGATCAGCTACCGCAACCCCGACGCGTCCATGCGCGACGTCAAGCTCGACGACTACCTGCTCGAGGGACCGCGCTTCGCACTCGACGTCATCGGCGACATCACCGGCGCACCGCAGGTCAACATCGTCGGGCTGTGCCTAGGTGGGACGCTCACGACCATGCTGCTTGCCTACCTCGAGGCCACCGGCGACCAGCGGGTGCGCTCGGCGACCCTGCTCAACACGCTGGTCGACTTCTCCGAGCCCGGCGTGCTGGGCGCGTTCACCGACCAGGCCTCGGTCGAGCGCCTCGAACGCAAGATGGCCCGCCGCGGCTACCTCGAGGGCCGCGAGATGGCCACCACCTTCGACCTGCTGCGCGCCAACGACCTCCTCTGGAACTACGTGGTCAGCAACTGGCTGCTCGGCGACGACCCACCGGCCTTCGACATCCTCGCCTGGAACGCCGACTCGACCCGCATGCCGGCCGCCATGCACTCGTTCTACCTGCGGACCTGCTACATGGAAAACCAGCTCGCCCGCAACCAGATGGAGCTCGCCGGCGTCCGGCTCGACCTCGACGCGATCACCGCCGACCTTTATCTCGTCGGCGCCCAGACCGACCACATCACCCCATGGACGTCGTCGTACAAGACCACCCAGCTGGTCAAGGGCAACACCCGCTTCGTGCTCAGCTCGTCCGGCCACATCGCCGGGATCGTCAACCCCCCGAGCCCGAAGGCGCGCTACTGGACCGGCGACCCCACCCCACCCGACCCCGACGCATGGCTCGCCTCCGCGCGCGAGCAGCAAGGCTCCTGGTGGCAGGACTGGGCCGACTGGGCCAAGCGCCAGGGCGGGCAGCGCAAGAAGCCTCCCCCGATGGGCAGCGACGCCCACCCATCGATGGCCGACGCCCCCGGCGCCTACGTGCGCGAGCGGTAA
- a CDS encoding helix-turn-helix transcriptional regulator yields MNDPWKAQMEALGAFIRTQRKLADLSLRELAEMTDVSNPYLSQLERGLHQPSVRVLKSIAAALNVSAETLLVQAGLLEGDDESADTNADLSVEAAIRTDARLSDDQKEALINLYRTMVRARQ; encoded by the coding sequence ATGAACGATCCCTGGAAAGCCCAGATGGAGGCGCTCGGCGCCTTCATCAGGACCCAGCGCAAGCTCGCCGACCTGTCGCTGCGCGAGCTCGCCGAGATGACCGACGTCTCCAACCCGTATCTCAGCCAGCTCGAACGGGGCCTGCATCAGCCGTCGGTCCGGGTGCTCAAGTCGATCGCAGCGGCCCTGAACGTCTCCGCCGAGACGCTGCTGGTGCAGGCGGGCCTGCTGGAGGGCGACGACGAGTCCGCAGACACAAACGCCGACCTCTCGGTCGAGGCGGCCATCCGCACCGACGCGCGCCTGTCCGACGACCAGAAGGAAGCGCTCATCAACCTCTACCGGACGATGGTGCGCGCTCGCCAGTGA
- a CDS encoding ABC transporter substrate-binding protein: MRLAATAGAALALPQLAAACGSSDGGGSGSGGAKDELKVGLLLELSGVYAVNGQDMRSGFELYLAEHGGQLGGRKVNLIVEDIGGDPSVGVQKATKLLRQEEVAVASGIVTSSVALAVRDLFDTGKVPLIISNAGANALTREKKSKYLFRTSFSNWQPNYSMGQWVYDNVAKDGVFAVSPDYVAGHEQTDAFKQAYTKAGGKLAGEVHPPFATTQDYQPFLSQIGKANPKAVYAFFSGGEAVTFVKQYAEFGLKDSVPLVGPGFTVEGVLKAQGDAALGVRSGLHYTILLDNPTNKRFVSAYRQKFSKDPTVFSVQSYDAAQLIDLALKKTSGETANQEAFAEALASVGEIDSPRGKFRLDATTHNPVQSFYVREVKKVGDGLGNVKIGDLGELADPG; this comes from the coding sequence ATGAGGTTGGCCGCGACCGCCGGCGCGGCGCTGGCGCTGCCGCAGCTCGCGGCCGCCTGCGGGTCCTCCGACGGTGGCGGCTCGGGGTCAGGGGGGGCCAAGGACGAGCTCAAGGTCGGCCTGCTGCTCGAGCTGTCCGGGGTGTACGCCGTCAACGGGCAGGACATGCGCAGCGGGTTCGAGCTCTACCTGGCAGAGCACGGCGGCCAGCTCGGCGGGCGCAAGGTCAACCTGATCGTCGAGGACATCGGCGGGGACCCGTCGGTCGGGGTGCAGAAGGCGACCAAGCTGCTGCGCCAGGAGGAGGTCGCGGTCGCGTCGGGGATCGTGACCTCCTCGGTGGCCCTGGCCGTGCGCGACCTGTTCGACACCGGCAAGGTGCCGCTGATCATCTCCAACGCTGGCGCCAACGCGCTCACCCGCGAGAAGAAATCCAAGTACCTGTTCCGGACCTCGTTCTCGAACTGGCAGCCGAACTACTCCATGGGCCAGTGGGTGTACGACAACGTGGCCAAGGACGGCGTGTTCGCCGTCTCTCCCGACTATGTGGCCGGCCACGAGCAGACTGACGCCTTCAAGCAGGCCTACACCAAGGCGGGCGGGAAGCTCGCCGGCGAGGTCCACCCGCCGTTCGCGACCACCCAGGACTACCAGCCGTTCCTGTCCCAGATCGGCAAGGCCAACCCCAAGGCGGTCTACGCCTTCTTCTCCGGCGGGGAGGCGGTGACCTTCGTCAAGCAGTACGCCGAGTTCGGGCTGAAGGACAGCGTGCCGCTGGTCGGGCCCGGGTTCACGGTCGAGGGCGTGCTGAAGGCACAGGGCGACGCGGCGCTCGGGGTCCGCAGCGGGCTGCACTACACGATCCTGCTCGACAACCCGACCAACAAGCGGTTCGTCTCGGCCTACCGGCAGAAGTTCTCCAAGGACCCCACGGTCTTCTCCGTGCAGTCCTACGACGCGGCGCAGCTCATCGACCTGGCCCTCAAGAAGACCAGCGGCGAGACCGCGAACCAGGAGGCGTTCGCCGAGGCGCTCGCGTCGGTGGGGGAGATCGACAGCCCGCGCGGGAAGTTCCGCCTCGATGCCACCACCCACAACCCGGTCCAGTCGTTCTATGTCCGCGAGGTCAAGAAGGTCGGGGACGGGCTCGGCAACGTGAAGATCGGCGACCTGGGCGAGCTGGCCGACCCGGGTTAG
- a CDS encoding branched-chain amino acid ABC transporter permease, with the protein MLHWLDANFVSLLNGVAVGMLLFTMAVGLSLIFGLMDVLNLAHGAVFMLGSYVAFHLVDEGRRFVPALLAAVVLGAGLGVGMAFAVRPLVRRGPLDQALLTLGLAFVLSNLALAVWGTDFHSVRPPPSLGGSVDLLGHTYPVYRLAIIVLGLVLAAAVHLVVERTRLGAVIRAAVVDRAMVSALGINVSLLLVGVFAAGVVLAAFGGVVGAPVLNVRPGLDSEVLILALLVVVIGGLGSLRGAFVGALLIGQVQALGVALLPQQSSFLLFGAMALILLARPSGLFGDAAR; encoded by the coding sequence GTGCTGCACTGGCTCGATGCCAACTTCGTCAGCCTGCTCAACGGGGTGGCGGTCGGCATGCTGCTGTTCACCATGGCGGTTGGCCTCTCGCTGATCTTCGGGCTGATGGACGTGCTCAACCTGGCCCACGGCGCGGTGTTCATGCTCGGCAGCTACGTGGCGTTCCACTTGGTGGACGAGGGCCGCCGCTTCGTGCCGGCGCTGCTGGCGGCGGTGGTGCTCGGCGCGGGGCTCGGGGTCGGCATGGCCTTCGCGGTCCGGCCGCTGGTGCGGCGCGGCCCGCTCGACCAGGCCTTGCTGACCCTGGGCCTCGCCTTCGTCCTGTCCAACCTGGCCCTGGCCGTCTGGGGCACCGACTTCCACTCGGTGCGGCCACCCCCGTCGCTCGGCGGGAGCGTGGACCTGTTGGGGCACACCTACCCGGTCTACCGGCTCGCGATCATCGTGCTCGGGCTGGTGCTGGCCGCCGCGGTGCACCTGGTGGTGGAGCGCACCCGGCTCGGTGCAGTCATCCGGGCCGCGGTGGTCGACCGGGCTATGGTGTCGGCGCTCGGGATCAACGTCTCGCTGCTGCTGGTGGGCGTGTTCGCGGCCGGGGTCGTGCTGGCCGCGTTCGGCGGGGTGGTCGGGGCGCCGGTCCTGAACGTGCGGCCCGGGCTCGACTCGGAGGTGCTGATCCTCGCGCTGCTCGTGGTCGTGATCGGCGGGCTCGGCTCGCTGCGGGGGGCGTTCGTCGGCGCGCTGCTGATCGGCCAGGTCCAGGCGCTCGGCGTCGCGCTCCTGCCCCAGCAGTCGTCGTTCCTGCTGTTCGGGGCGATGGCTCTGATCCTGCTGGCCCGGCCGAGCGGCCTGTTCGGGGACGCGGCACGATGA
- a CDS encoding branched-chain amino acid ABC transporter permease, whose product MSTPESRQAPVSLAEGPRPSPAAGSTPLGERLAWPLRAATVALLVAAPFLLGDFRLLLLGDILVYGLLAASLDLLVGYTGLPSLGHAAFFGVGGYVAALVAKTTVNGPVQLAVAVAAAALVALGTGWLAVRTRGVYLLMLTLAFAQLLYSLALTWTPVTGGANGLPVPRVSLWPGDDGSLLASDQALYWYVLAGFLLGYLVLRLVVGSPFGRALAGMRENEARMRSLGYSVVGCKLAAFCIAGAVGGLAGALFVQHQLFISPSNISFELSAVSLVVVVIGGVRTLYGPVLGAAVFVLVREELSSVLADHWQLGLGALFILVVYLLPGGVAGLGRRLEGWRPSGRPATGPDP is encoded by the coding sequence ATGAGCACGCCCGAGAGCCGGCAGGCACCGGTGAGCCTCGCGGAGGGGCCCAGGCCCTCGCCGGCGGCGGGGAGCACGCCGCTCGGCGAGCGGCTGGCCTGGCCCCTCCGCGCCGCCACGGTCGCGCTGCTGGTCGCCGCGCCCTTCCTGCTCGGCGACTTCCGGCTCCTCCTGCTCGGGGACATCCTGGTCTACGGCCTGCTCGCGGCCAGCCTCGACCTGCTGGTCGGCTATACCGGCCTGCCCTCGCTCGGCCACGCCGCCTTCTTCGGCGTGGGCGGGTACGTGGCGGCCCTGGTCGCCAAGACCACCGTCAACGGGCCGGTGCAGCTCGCGGTCGCAGTCGCCGCCGCCGCCCTGGTCGCGCTCGGCACCGGCTGGCTCGCCGTCCGCACCCGCGGGGTCTACCTGCTCATGCTCACGCTGGCGTTCGCCCAGCTCCTGTACAGCCTGGCCCTCACGTGGACGCCGGTGACCGGAGGCGCCAACGGCCTGCCGGTCCCGCGGGTGTCGCTCTGGCCGGGCGACGACGGCTCGCTGCTCGCCAGCGACCAGGCCCTGTACTGGTACGTGCTCGCCGGCTTCCTCCTCGGCTACCTGGTGCTGCGGCTGGTCGTCGGGTCGCCGTTCGGACGCGCGCTCGCCGGCATGCGCGAGAACGAGGCGCGCATGCGCTCGCTCGGCTACTCGGTGGTCGGCTGCAAGCTGGCCGCGTTCTGCATCGCCGGCGCGGTCGGGGGCCTGGCCGGCGCCCTGTTCGTGCAGCACCAGCTGTTCATCTCGCCGTCCAACATCTCCTTCGAGCTGTCGGCGGTGTCGCTGGTGGTCGTGGTGATCGGCGGGGTCCGTACGCTGTACGGGCCGGTGCTGGGCGCCGCCGTGTTCGTGCTGGTGCGCGAGGAGCTGTCCTCGGTGCTCGCCGACCACTGGCAGCTCGGCCTCGGGGCCCTGTTCATCCTGGTCGTCTACCTGCTCCCCGGGGGCGTCGCCGGCCTCGGCCGCCGACTCGAGGGGTGGCGCCCGAGCGGTCGCCCCGCGACGGGGCCGGACCCGTGA
- a CDS encoding ABC transporter ATP-binding protein, which translates to MLELREVRKDYGSLKAVAGVSLTVRAGARQAIIGPNGAGKSTLLDLVSGTTRASGGRVLVHGADVTGLAEHRRARLGIAKTFQRSNLFDGLPAADNVKIAVQRRTGVARRWLRPASNFTVVAARAAELLELAGLGGRAGVEAGQLSHGERRQLEMAIALAVEPALLLLDEPTAGMSRSESDAFVGLLAALPAALSVVLIEHDLDVVFAVAGTITVMAAGAVIAEGLPAEIRASPEVQQAYLGAHRAADLFERA; encoded by the coding sequence GTGCTCGAGCTGCGGGAGGTGCGCAAGGACTACGGCTCGCTCAAGGCGGTCGCCGGGGTCTCGCTCACGGTCCGGGCGGGTGCTCGGCAGGCTATCATCGGACCGAACGGCGCCGGCAAGTCGACCCTGCTCGACCTGGTCTCCGGGACCACCAGGGCGAGCGGCGGCCGGGTCCTGGTCCACGGGGCCGACGTGACCGGGCTGGCCGAGCACCGGCGGGCCCGCCTCGGCATCGCCAAGACCTTCCAGCGCAGCAACCTGTTCGACGGCCTGCCCGCCGCCGACAACGTCAAGATCGCGGTGCAGCGCCGCACCGGAGTCGCCCGCCGCTGGCTCCGCCCGGCCAGCAACTTCACCGTGGTCGCGGCCCGCGCGGCCGAGCTGCTCGAGCTCGCGGGACTGGGCGGGCGGGCCGGGGTCGAGGCCGGTCAGCTCTCCCACGGCGAGCGCCGCCAGCTCGAGATGGCCATCGCGCTGGCCGTGGAGCCGGCACTGCTGCTGCTCGACGAGCCCACCGCAGGCATGTCACGGAGCGAGTCCGACGCGTTCGTCGGGCTGCTCGCGGCGCTCCCGGCCGCGCTCTCGGTGGTGCTGATCGAGCACGACCTGGACGTCGTGTTCGCCGTCGCGGGCACGATCACGGTCATGGCCGCCGGCGCGGTGATCGCCGAGGGGCTGCCCGCCGAGATCCGGGCCTCGCCCGAGGTGCAGCAGGCCTACCTCGGCGCGCACCGCGCCGCCGACCTGTTCGAGCGTGCCTGA
- a CDS encoding ATP-binding cassette domain-containing protein translates to MLHGIDLDVPHGQVVALLGRNGVGKTTTVHAIMGMLRPSAGSIRLDGVELAGRPAHAVARAGIALVPQGRRRVFAPLTVEENLRIGLRPVQAGWTLERVYELLPRLAERARHRGDQLSGGEQQMLAIGRALLRNPRLLLLDEPSDGLAPAVVEQVTRVLAELVAGGLSAVLVEQNLWVALELAASVCVMAKGQVVHRSTTAEFRRDPDTARALLGVG, encoded by the coding sequence GTGCTGCACGGCATCGACCTGGACGTACCCCACGGCCAGGTGGTCGCGCTGCTCGGCCGCAACGGGGTGGGCAAGACCACCACCGTCCACGCGATCATGGGCATGCTGCGGCCGAGCGCTGGCTCGATCCGGCTCGACGGGGTCGAGCTGGCCGGGCGGCCCGCCCACGCCGTGGCCCGGGCCGGGATCGCGCTCGTCCCCCAGGGGCGGCGGCGGGTGTTCGCCCCGCTCACGGTGGAGGAGAACCTCCGCATCGGCCTGCGCCCCGTCCAAGCCGGCTGGACCCTCGAACGTGTCTACGAGCTGCTGCCCCGGCTCGCCGAGCGCGCCCGCCACCGCGGGGACCAGCTCTCGGGCGGGGAGCAGCAGATGCTCGCCATCGGCCGCGCGCTGCTCCGCAACCCCCGCCTGCTCCTGCTCGACGAGCCGTCCGACGGGCTGGCTCCGGCCGTGGTCGAGCAGGTCACCCGGGTGCTCGCCGAGCTGGTCGCTGGCGGCCTCTCGGCCGTGCTGGTCGAGCAGAACCTCTGGGTCGCTCTGGAGCTGGCCGCGAGCGTCTGCGTCATGGCCAAGGGCCAGGTCGTCCACAGGTCCACCACGGCCGAGTTCCGCCGCGACCCCGACACCGCCCGGGCCCTGCTCGGGGTCGGCTGA
- a CDS encoding Gfo/Idh/MocA family oxidoreductase, with the protein MAKVRWGLLSTASIGRLVIEATRQAQLAEFVAVASRDAARARGFADELELDASFGSYEELLASEEVDAIYVALPVSMHTQWTVRSLAAGKHVLCEKPFATSAEDAARCFDAAASAGKLCAEGLMYRHHPQTALARKLVSEGALGRLTSVRAALSVSVDPRDIRRSAELGGGALLDLGCYCVSAVRLFAGQPKRVYAEQVRDGAAGIDLRLSATMRMPYHVLAQFDVGLDLPRRDELELIGTGGKLTIPDPWLCRRGYLELERDGDSERLPVDPAGSFGLVHPDHDVYRIELDTISAAIAGGEQPSFGRTDAVDQATVLQALRRSSEHTVPVGLGLEAPPAATSRRES; encoded by the coding sequence ATGGCCAAGGTTCGCTGGGGACTGCTGTCGACGGCCAGCATCGGTCGGCTCGTGATCGAGGCGACCCGCCAGGCGCAGCTTGCCGAGTTCGTGGCGGTCGCAAGCCGGGACGCCGCTCGCGCCAGAGGATTCGCCGACGAGCTGGAGCTGGACGCCAGCTTCGGCTCCTACGAGGAGCTGCTCGCCTCCGAGGAGGTCGACGCGATCTACGTCGCGCTCCCGGTCTCGATGCACACCCAGTGGACGGTCAGGTCGCTCGCGGCGGGCAAGCACGTCCTGTGCGAGAAGCCGTTCGCCACCAGCGCCGAAGACGCCGCGCGGTGCTTCGACGCCGCGGCCTCGGCCGGGAAGCTGTGCGCGGAGGGGCTGATGTACCGGCACCATCCGCAGACCGCGCTCGCTCGGAAGCTGGTCTCCGAGGGGGCGCTCGGCCGGCTGACGTCGGTGCGGGCCGCCTTGAGCGTCAGCGTCGACCCCCGGGACATCAGGCGCTCGGCCGAGCTCGGCGGCGGTGCGCTGCTGGACCTCGGCTGCTACTGCGTCAGCGCGGTCCGGCTGTTCGCCGGCCAGCCCAAGCGGGTCTACGCCGAGCAGGTCCGCGACGGGGCCGCCGGGATCGACCTCCGCCTGTCGGCGACCATGCGGATGCCCTACCACGTGCTCGCCCAGTTCGACGTGGGCCTGGACCTGCCTCGGCGGGACGAGCTCGAGCTGATCGGCACCGGCGGCAAGCTCACGATCCCCGACCCGTGGCTGTGCCGCCGGGGCTACCTCGAGCTGGAGCGCGACGGTGACAGCGAGCGCCTGCCCGTCGACCCCGCCGGCTCGTTCGGCCTCGTGCACCCCGACCACGACGTCTACCGCATCGAGCTCGACACCATCTCGGCCGCCATCGCCGGCGGCGAGCAGCCGTCGTTCGGTCGCACCGACGCGGTCGACCAGGCGACCGTGCTCCAAGCGCTCAGGCGATCCAGCGAGCACACCGTCCCGGTCGGCCTTGGCCTCGAAGCACCCCCGGCCGCGACCAGCAGGCGTGAGTCGTGA